One Epinephelus lanceolatus isolate andai-2023 chromosome 10, ASM4190304v1, whole genome shotgun sequence genomic region harbors:
- the LOC144464445 gene encoding uncharacterized protein LOC144464445 yields the protein MMWLPGPAVLLLVTLFVSSAQDKAPVEVRYLTQTITSPSGSSIKLTCNAHYYVELCGLLHVAWYHITKQSAELTDPRRYLTTVNETTISDDNMRRRQVVTEILNLTPEDAGQFQCTAECEKESETVAGHYIWITVIG from the exons ATGATGTGGCTACCTGGACCTGCGGTGCTGTTGTTGGTGACTTTGTTTGTGTCGTCTGCTCAGGACAAAG CTCCTGTAGAGGTCCGTTACTTGACGCAAACCATCACGTCTCCCAGCGGCTCATCAATCAAACTAACCTGCAACGCTCATTATTACGTCGAGCTCTGTGGCCTGCTGCATGTTGCGTGGTATCATATCACGAAGCAAAGTGCTGAGCTGACTGACCCGCGCAGGTACCTCACCACAGTAAACGAGACCACCATCTCTGATGACAACATGAGACGTAGACAGGTCGTGACGGAGATACTCAACCTGACACCAGAGGACGCCGGACAATTTCAATGCACGGCTGAATgtgagaaagagtcagagacggTGGCGGGACATTACATCTGGATCACTGTCATAG GTTGA
- the LOC117265237 gene encoding C-type lectin domain family 1 member B-like isoform X3, with product MADYVNEPTDQQRKSPERRGCCHSAGSDHINSTNITMMSSAEISNLLRDRDLLIRENTMLYANEKWLERHLSEQQNQIKELQAEIKRLSEMGSQHSHCPRGWKFHMSSCYRLSTELKNWRDAKEDCGRNGADLVVLNDDSEAEILLKFGSAVMWIDLRARRWPQDMWMWEDGRLLTLEDQMKFSWRQTLEKARQAEPTLQSGGDLKKMQPGDPSFTCAYAEQLLPDRLRFIPADCADQHYWVCEMMVM from the exons ATGGCAGACTACGTCAATGAACCAACCGATCAGCAGAGGAAGAgtccagagaggagaggatgctGTCACTCAG CTGGGTCTGACCACATCAACTCTACCAACATCACCATGATGTCATCTGCTGAAATCAGCAACCTGCTTCGAGATAGAGACCTGCTGATAAGGGAAAACACAATGTTGTATGCCAATGAGAAATGGTTAGAGAGGCACCTCAGCGAACAGCAAAATCAGATCAAGGAGCTTCAGGCTGAAATAAAAAGACTCTCTGAGATgg GATCCCAACACAGTCATTGTCCCCGAGGGTGGAAGTTCCACATGTCCAGCTGTTACCGCCTTTCCACTGAGCTAAAGAACTGGAGAGATGCCAAAGAGGACTGTGGGAGAAACGGAGCTGATCTTGTGGTTTTAAATGATGACTCGGAAGcg GAAATTCTTCTTAAGTTTGGAAGTGCTGTCATGTGGATCGACCTGAGGGCTAGACGCTGGCCTCAGGATATGTGGATGTGGGAGGATGGACGCTTGCTGACTTTAGA AGATCAGATGAAGTTCAGCTGGCGCCAGACGTTAGAGAAGGCGAGGCAGGCAGAGCCAACTCTTCAGAGTGGCGG tgacttgAAGAAGATGCAGCCAGGTGATCCAAGTTTCACCTGTGCCTATGCCGAACAGTTGCTGCCTGACAGGCTGAGGTTTATCCCTGCTGACTGTGCAGACCAACACTACTGGGTGTGTGAGATGATGGTGATGTGA
- the LOC117265237 gene encoding asialoglycoprotein receptor 1-like isoform X1, protein MADYVNEPTDQQRKSPERRGCCHSGESKIFLVVGVSFGLLCIVQAALNISLRLQGTGSDHINSTNITMMSSAEISNLLRDRDLLIRENTMLYANEKWLERHLSEQQNQIKELQAEIKRLSEMGSQHSHCPRGWKFHMSSCYRLSTELKNWRDAKEDCGRNGADLVVLNDDSEAEILLKFGSAVMWIDLRARRWPQDMWMWEDGRLLTLEDQMKFSWRQTLEKARQAEPTLQSGGDLKKMQPGDPSFTCAYAEQLLPDRLRFIPADCADQHYWVCEMMVM, encoded by the exons ATGGCAGACTACGTCAATGAACCAACCGATCAGCAGAGGAAGAgtccagagaggagaggatgctGTCACTCAG GTGAATCAAAAATCTTCTTGGTGGTTGGAGTCAGCTTTGGCCTGCTGTGCATCGTACAGGCAGCTCTCAATATTTCTCTTCGGCTCCAAGGAA CTGGGTCTGACCACATCAACTCTACCAACATCACCATGATGTCATCTGCTGAAATCAGCAACCTGCTTCGAGATAGAGACCTGCTGATAAGGGAAAACACAATGTTGTATGCCAATGAGAAATGGTTAGAGAGGCACCTCAGCGAACAGCAAAATCAGATCAAGGAGCTTCAGGCTGAAATAAAAAGACTCTCTGAGATgg GATCCCAACACAGTCATTGTCCCCGAGGGTGGAAGTTCCACATGTCCAGCTGTTACCGCCTTTCCACTGAGCTAAAGAACTGGAGAGATGCCAAAGAGGACTGTGGGAGAAACGGAGCTGATCTTGTGGTTTTAAATGATGACTCGGAAGcg GAAATTCTTCTTAAGTTTGGAAGTGCTGTCATGTGGATCGACCTGAGGGCTAGACGCTGGCCTCAGGATATGTGGATGTGGGAGGATGGACGCTTGCTGACTTTAGA AGATCAGATGAAGTTCAGCTGGCGCCAGACGTTAGAGAAGGCGAGGCAGGCAGAGCCAACTCTTCAGAGTGGCGG tgacttgAAGAAGATGCAGCCAGGTGATCCAAGTTTCACCTGTGCCTATGCCGAACAGTTGCTGCCTGACAGGCTGAGGTTTATCCCTGCTGACTGTGCAGACCAACACTACTGGGTGTGTGAGATGATGGTGATGTGA
- the LOC117265237 gene encoding C-type lectin lectoxin-Phi1-like isoform X2, whose amino-acid sequence MADYVNEPTDQQRKSPERRGCCHSGESKIFLVVGVSFGLLCIVQAALNISLRLQGTGSDHINSTNITMMSSAEISNLLRDRDLLIRENTMLYANEKWLERHLSEQQNQIKELQAEIKRLSEMGSQHSHCPRGWKFHMSSCYRLSTELKNWRDAKEDCGRNGADLVVLNDDSEAEILLKFGSAVMWIDLRARRWPQDMWMWEDGRLLTLDDLKKMQPGDPSFTCAYAEQLLPDRLRFIPADCADQHYWVCEMMVM is encoded by the exons ATGGCAGACTACGTCAATGAACCAACCGATCAGCAGAGGAAGAgtccagagaggagaggatgctGTCACTCAG GTGAATCAAAAATCTTCTTGGTGGTTGGAGTCAGCTTTGGCCTGCTGTGCATCGTACAGGCAGCTCTCAATATTTCTCTTCGGCTCCAAGGAA CTGGGTCTGACCACATCAACTCTACCAACATCACCATGATGTCATCTGCTGAAATCAGCAACCTGCTTCGAGATAGAGACCTGCTGATAAGGGAAAACACAATGTTGTATGCCAATGAGAAATGGTTAGAGAGGCACCTCAGCGAACAGCAAAATCAGATCAAGGAGCTTCAGGCTGAAATAAAAAGACTCTCTGAGATgg GATCCCAACACAGTCATTGTCCCCGAGGGTGGAAGTTCCACATGTCCAGCTGTTACCGCCTTTCCACTGAGCTAAAGAACTGGAGAGATGCCAAAGAGGACTGTGGGAGAAACGGAGCTGATCTTGTGGTTTTAAATGATGACTCGGAAGcg GAAATTCTTCTTAAGTTTGGAAGTGCTGTCATGTGGATCGACCTGAGGGCTAGACGCTGGCCTCAGGATATGTGGATGTGGGAGGATGGACGCTTGCTGACTTTAGA tgacttgAAGAAGATGCAGCCAGGTGATCCAAGTTTCACCTGTGCCTATGCCGAACAGTTGCTGCCTGACAGGCTGAGGTTTATCCCTGCTGACTGTGCAGACCAACACTACTGGGTGTGTGAGATGATGGTGATGTGA